ATTTAACTAAGGCTTATGGAACATCTAAAGAGGATTTTGATTTATTAATGGAAAATTCTTTTGATATTTTGGCAGAATGGATTAATAATAAGTTAATTTTGCCAGTATATAATTATTCTATTAAAACAGTTGCACCTTATTATGGTTTTAGTTGGGAATGTAAGAATAATATTTATAAAGATGAAAACGGAAATGATTTTAAACTAGATGAGGCTAATGGTGGAGAGAGTATTGCATGGCTTGACTATTGGCTTACAGGAAAAGAACATTTTAAACAAATCATATTAGATTATAATAAAGATGATGTTATAGGTACTGAATATTTATATGAAGAGATGTTAAAGAGGTATGGTTAAATATAATTGCCAGTAACACAATATAACTACTCATAAGTTTTAATTAATCATTAAAAGGTCTTTTTGATAAATTTATACTATATTAATACAATAATTCTATAAAAATAAGAATGGTTATAAAAAAAAGAGATTATAGTAATTGGACACAACAAGAATTTGTAGATGAAATTGAACATTTAAGAAAACAAAAAACTTATGGTTTGGTTTTTGATAGAGAAAAAATTAAAGAAGAATTTGATTATTTTATGAATTTTGATGGTGAGAATGCAAAAGAAATATTTAATCCTGAATTTCAAAAAAAATTTCCATTACTTAAAGAAGTTTCAAGTAAACATATAGTTAATAATGAAGAAGAATCAAATAATTTATTAATTGAAGGAGATAATTATCATTCATTAATTACTTTAAATTTCACACATCAAAAACAAATAGATGTTATTTATATAGATCCACCCTATAATACTGGAAACAAAGATTTTATTTATAATGATAAATATGTGGATAGAGAAGATTCTTTTAGACATAGTAAATGGCTTAATTTCATGGAAAAAAGATTAAAATTGGCTAGAAATTTATTAAAAAATTCAGGAATGATACTTATTTCTATTGATGATAATGAACAGGCTCAATTAAAAATTTTATGTGATGAAATATTTGGAGAAGAAAATTTTATTGCAAATATTCCTACAATTATGAATCTCAAAGGAAATCAAGACCAATTTGGTTTTGCTGGAACTCACGAATATACTTTAGTCTATTCAAGAAATAAAACTCAATGCAATATAGGTCATTTTAAACTTGAAGATGAAGAATTAGATGAATGGAAAGAAGATGAATATGGATATTTTAAAACTGGAGCAATTAAGGCTGGCGGAGTAAATGGACCTAGACACAAAAGACCAAATTTATATTTTCCAATATTTATTAAATTAGATAATTCACTTTATGTTACAGATGATAATAAACCTCTTTCTAAAAAAGATGATATTATCTATCCTATTTCAGACAATAAAGAAATGAGTTGGAGATGGAGTAAAGATAAAATAAAAAAACAACCTTTTGACATAATTGTTAAAAGAGATAAAAATAATAAAATTATCTTGGCTAGAAAAGTAAGACCTAGTATTGGTGATATGCCTACTAAAAAACCAAAATCTATATTTTATAAAGCAGAATACAGTAGTGGTAATGGGACTAATTTGTTGAAAAAAATGTTTAATGAAAAAATATTTAATAATCCTAAACCATTAGAGTTAATTAAAGATTTTATTAAATTAACTTCAAAAAAAAATTCAATAATCTTAGACTTTATGGCAGGTTCAGGAACGACAGGACACGCCGTTTTAGAATTAAATAAATTAGATAATGGAAATAGGAAATTTATTTTATGCACTAATAATGAAAATAATATTTGTAAAGATGTATGTTATCCAAGAATAAGTAAAGTTATTAATGGATATAAAGATAATAAAGGAAATAATATTGAAGGTTTAGGTGGAAATTTAAGATATTTTAAAACCGATTTTGTTGATTCTGAAATAACTGATGAAAATAAAAAAAAGATTGTTGATAAATCAACTGAAATGATTTGCATAAGGGAAAATGCTTTTGAAAAAATTGAAAATAATGATGAATTTAAAATTTTTAAAAACAATAAGTTTAACTTAGGAATTATATTTGAAGATTATTGTATAGAAGATTTTATTAAAATAGCAAAGACAATACCTGGTAAATTTAAGGTTTATTGTTTCACATTAGATGGAAGTTTAGACTTAAATGAATTTCGAGAAATTAGAGATAGAGTCAAATTATCTCCAATTCCTGAAGCAATTTTACATATTTATAGGAGGATAATTAAAGAATGATTGAATTAAAAGAATACCAAGAAAAAGCAGTTTCTAAATTAAAAACAGAAATTGAAAACCTACTTAATTACAACAATAAAGTTTGTATTTTTAAATCACCTACTGGAAGTGGAAAAACTATAATGATTGCAGAATTTCTTAAAAAGTTAGTTGACAAAAGACAAGATAATAAAGATTTTGCATTTATTTGGATTGCAGTAAATAAATTACATAATCAATCTAAAATAAAATTAGAACAATATTACGAAGATAATCAAATTTTACATTGTTCCAATTTTGAAGACTTAGTTGATAAAAAATTAAATCAAAATGAAATACTTTTTTTTAATTGGCAAAGTATAAACAAAAAAGATAATTTATATATTAAAGAAAATGAAAAAGACAATAATTTGGATAAAATTATTGAAAATACAAAATCCGATAATAGAGAAATTATTTTAATAATAGATGAAAGTCATCATACTGCAACTTCAGATAAATCGAGAGAAATCATTTCATTAATCTCACCAAAAGTAACCATTGAAGTTTCAGCAACTCCTATACTTCAAGGAGATGCTATTGCCAATGTTGACTTCAATGATGTTAGAGGAGAAGGTATGATTAAATCTGAGATTTCTATAAATCCTGAAATCAATGAAGAAAAAGCCTCAAATAAAACTACCGATATTGTAATTATTGAACAAGCCTTAGAAAAAAGAAAAGAGTTAGTTAATTCTTATGCAAATGAGGGTTCAAATGTAAATCCTTTAATTTTAATTCAACTGCCTGATAATAGAAAAGGAATGATTGATAGAAAAGATGATGTAATAAGCATTTTAAAAGAAAAAAATATAACTGTTGAAAATGGCAAACTAGCAATTTATTTATCTGATAAAGAAGATAAAGTTAATTTAGCAAATATTGAAAAAACAGATAATGAAGTTGAAGTATTAATTTTCAAACAAGCAATAGCCTTAGGGTGG
This genomic window from Candidatus Woesearchaeota archaeon contains:
- a CDS encoding site-specific DNA-methyltransferase, whose translation is MVIKKRDYSNWTQQEFVDEIEHLRKQKTYGLVFDREKIKEEFDYFMNFDGENAKEIFNPEFQKKFPLLKEVSSKHIVNNEEESNNLLIEGDNYHSLITLNFTHQKQIDVIYIDPPYNTGNKDFIYNDKYVDREDSFRHSKWLNFMEKRLKLARNLLKNSGMILISIDDNEQAQLKILCDEIFGEENFIANIPTIMNLKGNQDQFGFAGTHEYTLVYSRNKTQCNIGHFKLEDEELDEWKEDEYGYFKTGAIKAGGVNGPRHKRPNLYFPIFIKLDNSLYVTDDNKPLSKKDDIIYPISDNKEMSWRWSKDKIKKQPFDIIVKRDKNNKIILARKVRPSIGDMPTKKPKSIFYKAEYSSGNGTNLLKKMFNEKIFNNPKPLELIKDFIKLTSKKNSIILDFMAGSGTTGHAVLELNKLDNGNRKFILCTNNENNICKDVCYPRISKVINGYKDNKGNNIEGLGGNLRYFKTDFVDSEITDENKKKIVDKSTEMICIRENAFEKIENNDEFKIFKNNKFNLGIIFEDYCIEDFIKIAKTIPGKFKVYCFTLDGSLDLNEFREIRDRVKLSPIPEAILHIYRRIIKE